The following are encoded in a window of Vespula pensylvanica isolate Volc-1 chromosome 2, ASM1446617v1, whole genome shotgun sequence genomic DNA:
- the LOC122637683 gene encoding microsomal glutathione S-transferase 1-like, with amino-acid sequence MAAINTEIMKVFGFWSSVLVLKMLAMVILTARHRFTKKIFANPDDTTFLKKAKVLYDDADIERVRRNHLNDLENVLPWFIITYIWLTTGPSIWLAGILIRTFVISRIIHTLVYAVFPQQPARFLSFFFGYCIMGYEAFTSLLYYL; translated from the exons ATGGCTGCGATAAATACAGAAATTATGAAAGTATTTGGATTTTGGAGTAGTGTATTAGTTTTAAAAATGCTGGCAATGGTAATCCTAACTGCACGTCATAGATTTACAAAAAAG atatttgcAAATCCTGATGAtacaacatttttaaaaaaagctAAAGTGCTTTATGATGATGCAGATATAGAACGTGTACGGAGAAATCATCTTAATGATCTTGAAAATGTTCTTCCTTGGTTTATAATCACCTATATTTGGCTAACAACAGGTCCATCTATTTGGTTGGCTGGAATTTTAATAAGAACTTTTGTAATTTCTAGAATTATACATACTTTGGTTTATGCTGTTTTCCCACAGCAACCTGCTagatttttgtctttcttttttggttaTTGTATTATGGGCTATGAAGCATTtacttctttattatattatttgtaa
- the LOC122637682 gene encoding ubiquitin-conjugating enzyme E2 R2 isoform X4: MAQPTSSALRALALEYKSLQEEPVEGFRVKLVNEDNMFEWEVAIFGPPDTLYQGGYFKAHMKFPPDYPYSPPSIRFMTKVWHPNVYENGDLCISILHPPVDDPQSGELPCERWNPTQNVRKQAQAAKMEAEKEGIVVPVTLEDYCIKTRARPAEQQLDMTDFYDDEYELDDDEDEQLSASDYEDGDDSGNGES; this comes from the exons ATGGCACAACCAACAAGCAGCGCGTTACGGGCCCTTGCCCTCGAATACAAAAGCCTTCAGGAGGAGCCTGTCGAAGGTTTTCGCGTGAAGCTCGTTAACGAGGACAACATGTTCGAGTGGGAAGTCGCGATCTTCGGTCCTCCAGACACGCTTTATCAAGGAGGCTATTTTAAG GCACACATGAAATTCCCGCCAGATTATCCGTACAGTCCGCCAAGTATTCGGTTCATGACGAAAGTTTGGCATCCGAACGTGTACGAG AACGGAGATCTGTGCATATCTATCTTGCATCCACCGGTAGACGATCCACAAAGCGGTGAACTGCCATGCGAGAGGTGGAACCCAACGCAGAACGTTAG GAAGCAAGCTCAAGCGGCCAAGATGGAGGCCGAGAAGGAAGGTATCGTAGTACCGGTAACATTGGAGGATTATTGCATAAAGACGCGTGCGAGGCCAGCCGAACAACAGTTGGATATGACGGATTTCTACGACGATGAATACGAACTggatgacgacgaagatgaaCAACTTAGCGCCAGCGATTACGAAGATGGCGACGATAGCGGAAACGGAGAGTCGTGA
- the LOC122637682 gene encoding ubiquitin-conjugating enzyme E2 R2 isoform X1: protein MAQPTSSALRALALEYKSLQEEPVEGFRVKLVNEDNMFEWEVAIFGPPDTLYQGGYFKAHMKFPPDYPYSPPSIRFMTKVWHPNVYENGDLCISILHPPVDDPQSGELPCERWNPTQNVRTILLSVISLLNEPNTYSPANVDASVMYRRWRDSKGRDKEYENIIRKQAQAAKMEAEKEGIVVPVTLEDYCIKTRARPAEQQLDMTDFYDDEYELDDDEDEQLSASDYEDGDDSGNGES from the exons ATGGCACAACCAACAAGCAGCGCGTTACGGGCCCTTGCCCTCGAATACAAAAGCCTTCAGGAGGAGCCTGTCGAAGGTTTTCGCGTGAAGCTCGTTAACGAGGACAACATGTTCGAGTGGGAAGTCGCGATCTTCGGTCCTCCAGACACGCTTTATCAAGGAGGCTATTTTAAG GCACACATGAAATTCCCGCCAGATTATCCGTACAGTCCGCCAAGTATTCGGTTCATGACGAAAGTTTGGCATCCGAACGTGTACGAG AACGGAGATCTGTGCATATCTATCTTGCATCCACCGGTAGACGATCCACAAAGCGGTGAACTGCCATGCGAGAGGTGGAACCCAACGCAGAACGTTAG GACGATCTTGCTGTCAGTGATCTCACTCTTGAACGAGCCCAACACATATAGCCCTGCCAATGTAGATGCCTCGGTGATGTACAGACGCTGGCGTGACTCCAAGgggagagataaagagtaTGAAAATATCATAAG GAAGCAAGCTCAAGCGGCCAAGATGGAGGCCGAGAAGGAAGGTATCGTAGTACCGGTAACATTGGAGGATTATTGCATAAAGACGCGTGCGAGGCCAGCCGAACAACAGTTGGATATGACGGATTTCTACGACGATGAATACGAACTggatgacgacgaagatgaaCAACTTAGCGCCAGCGATTACGAAGATGGCGACGATAGCGGAAACGGAGAGTCGTGA
- the LOC122637682 gene encoding ubiquitin-conjugating enzyme E2 R2 isoform X3, translating to MSGPSNVHVYSFSQSRSIYHGTVYELIRNFIHFKAHMKFPPDYPYSPPSIRFMTKVWHPNVYENGDLCISILHPPVDDPQSGELPCERWNPTQNVRTILLSVISLLNEPNTYSPANVDASVMYRRWRDSKGRDKEYENIIRKQAQAAKMEAEKEGIVVPVTLEDYCIKTRARPAEQQLDMTDFYDDEYELDDDEDEQLSASDYEDGDDSGNGES from the exons ATGTCGGGACCGAGCAATGTTCACGTGTATTCATTCTCGCAATCGAGATCGATATATCACGGCACAGTCTACGAGTTGAtacgaaattttattcattttaaa GCACACATGAAATTCCCGCCAGATTATCCGTACAGTCCGCCAAGTATTCGGTTCATGACGAAAGTTTGGCATCCGAACGTGTACGAG AACGGAGATCTGTGCATATCTATCTTGCATCCACCGGTAGACGATCCACAAAGCGGTGAACTGCCATGCGAGAGGTGGAACCCAACGCAGAACGTTAG GACGATCTTGCTGTCAGTGATCTCACTCTTGAACGAGCCCAACACATATAGCCCTGCCAATGTAGATGCCTCGGTGATGTACAGACGCTGGCGTGACTCCAAGgggagagataaagagtaTGAAAATATCATAAG GAAGCAAGCTCAAGCGGCCAAGATGGAGGCCGAGAAGGAAGGTATCGTAGTACCGGTAACATTGGAGGATTATTGCATAAAGACGCGTGCGAGGCCAGCCGAACAACAGTTGGATATGACGGATTTCTACGACGATGAATACGAACTggatgacgacgaagatgaaCAACTTAGCGCCAGCGATTACGAAGATGGCGACGATAGCGGAAACGGAGAGTCGTGA
- the LOC122637682 gene encoding ubiquitin-conjugating enzyme E2 R2 isoform X2: MSGPSNVHVYSFSQSRSIYHGTVYELIRNFIHFKISYGSNSTPSNAHMKFPPDYPYSPPSIRFMTKVWHPNVYENGDLCISILHPPVDDPQSGELPCERWNPTQNVRTILLSVISLLNEPNTYSPANVDASVMYRRWRDSKGRDKEYENIIRKQAQAAKMEAEKEGIVVPVTLEDYCIKTRARPAEQQLDMTDFYDDEYELDDDEDEQLSASDYEDGDDSGNGES, from the exons ATGTCGGGACCGAGCAATGTTCACGTGTATTCATTCTCGCAATCGAGATCGATATATCACGGCACAGTCTACGAGTTGAtacgaaattttattcattttaaaataagtTATGGCAGTAATAGTACGCCTTCTAAT GCACACATGAAATTCCCGCCAGATTATCCGTACAGTCCGCCAAGTATTCGGTTCATGACGAAAGTTTGGCATCCGAACGTGTACGAG AACGGAGATCTGTGCATATCTATCTTGCATCCACCGGTAGACGATCCACAAAGCGGTGAACTGCCATGCGAGAGGTGGAACCCAACGCAGAACGTTAG GACGATCTTGCTGTCAGTGATCTCACTCTTGAACGAGCCCAACACATATAGCCCTGCCAATGTAGATGCCTCGGTGATGTACAGACGCTGGCGTGACTCCAAGgggagagataaagagtaTGAAAATATCATAAG GAAGCAAGCTCAAGCGGCCAAGATGGAGGCCGAGAAGGAAGGTATCGTAGTACCGGTAACATTGGAGGATTATTGCATAAAGACGCGTGCGAGGCCAGCCGAACAACAGTTGGATATGACGGATTTCTACGACGATGAATACGAACTggatgacgacgaagatgaaCAACTTAGCGCCAGCGATTACGAAGATGGCGACGATAGCGGAAACGGAGAGTCGTGA
- the LOC122637544 gene encoding glutathione S-transferase C-terminal domain-containing protein homolog, with protein MDEAYLEIYSLTDLCLAPIETVITLFTIKYCNSEINIKLIQTKQKLNECAYIVDISQFVYEIIDKNEIPHDVNSCELPSIVLNKTSYIAGLCAILRQIIKTTLIDYPLHYCRSLLGFKESCLLACLESSVWTKFCEIDMINMLKFLDLDSSNEVELPHSLARFECHMSQPLRIHNLYKYVEFKKNSAQDVITEYKAQIPEHKYAEGSYITLADIIIFVCVHILLTTYSSDAILKLLPLITKWYGRMVQDHIILECLSCLSIQEKKINNEINYILPQVSNESLYKSDPKRYKPKSRIYTKQKDIEYSMQIIHNAEIISELDVETYGAEICFDWTNIPFDITPEGGSLPPSRLKRKSQQLENLCKPVIKLAKAGDVIVDFCSGSGHLGVLLAYLLPNCTVILLENKEQSLNRAKERVKLLKLTNIKFYQCNLDYFKGNFNIGISLHACGVATDLVIQQCIQKNAIFVSCPCCYGSLHNCHHLTYPRSDIFKKHINNKQYLTLSHAADQTHDKLNAKTQQGYECMAIIDTDRKLQAEQFNYSVYLGKLIPETCTPKNHILVGIPKKICMEN; from the coding sequence ATGGATGAAGCATATTTAGAGATATATTCACTGACTGATTTATGCCTTGCTCCAATAGAAACAGTTATAActctttttacaataaaatattgcaattctgaaatcaatattaaattgattCAAACTAAACAAAAGTTAAATGAATGTGCATATATTGTAGATATATCTCAATttgtatatgaaattatagataaaaatgagaTTCCTCATGATGTAAATTCTTGTGAATTACCTAGtatagttttaaataaaacaagttACATAGCAGGACTTTGTGCTATACTAAGACAGATTATAAAAACAACTCTCATAGATTATCCATTACATTACTGTAGATCTTTGTTGGGATTTAAAGAATCATGCTTATTAGCTTGTTTGGAAAGCAGTGTTTGGACTAAGTTTTGTGAAATAGATATGATTAACATGTTAAAATTTCTTGATTTAGATAGTTCGAATGAAGTAGAACTGCCTCATAGCCTTGCAAGATTTGAATGTCATATGTCGCAACCGTTAAGGATacataatttgtataaatatgtagagTTTAAGAAAAATAGTGCACAAGATGTAATAACAGAATATAAAGCTCAAATACCAGAACATAAATATGCAGAAGGTTCTTATATTACATTAgctgatataattatttttgtttgcgTGCATATATTGCTTACAACATATTCGAGTGATGCAATACTCAAATTATTACCATTGATAACTAAGTGGTACGGGCGAATGGTGCAAGATCATATTATACTGGAATGTTTAAGTTGCTTATCcattcaagaaaagaaaattaataatgaaattaattatatacttccTCAAGTTTCTAatgaaagtttatataaaagtgATCCCAAAAGATATAAACCAAAAAGTCGTATCTacacaaaacaaaaagacatAGAATATTCCATGCAAATTATCCATAATGCAGAAATTATAAGTGAACTTGATGTAGAAACTTACGGCGCAGAAATATGTTTTGACTGGACAAATATTCCTTTTGATATAACTCCAGAAGGTGGTTCTTTACCGCCTTCTCgtctgaaaagaaaatctcaaCAGTTAGAAAACTTATGTAAACCTGTTATAAAATTAGCAAAAGCAGGTGATGTTATTGTAGACTTTTGTTCTGGTAGTGGTCACCTTGGAGTCTTACTTGCATATCTCTTACCAAACTGTActgtaatattattagaaaataaagaacagtCTTTAAatagagcaaaagaaagagtaaagctGCTGAAATTgactaatattaaattttatcagtGTAATTTGGATTATTTTAAAGGGAATTttaatataggtatatcttTACATGCTTGCGGAGTAGCAACTGATTTAGTTATTCAACAATGTATCCAAAAAAATGCTATTTTTGTAAGTTGTCCATGTTGTTATGGATCATTACACAATTGTCATCATTTAACATATCCAAGAAgtgatatttttaagaaacacATAAACAACAAACAATATTTGACTCTTAGTCATGCTGCAGATCAAACGCACGATAAATTGAATGCTAAAACTCAACAAGGATATGAATGTATGGCTATTATAGACACTGATAGGAAATTACAGGCAGAGCAATTTAATTATTCAGTATATCTTGGTAAATTAATACCAGAGACATGTACACCTAAAAATCACATATTAGTTGGAATCcctaaaaaaatatgtatggaAAATTAG
- the LOC122637548 gene encoding evolutionarily conserved signaling intermediate in Toll pathway, mitochondrial: MIGNKILFRYLIKRNSSVFRYSVITKKKFNERSCLILPLATNRLFHIAQNFLKEEKTKRSNALMTSVFENTKEKKKESFLDIIRTYEQEKYKRGQLEFIKLALKYMEIYGIHKDLEVYKALLNILPKGPYIPKNYFNVVFKYYPKHQDVATDLLQQMEDNQVIPDEELEDILLNTFGKHAKPLKKLWRMLYWMPKFVNLNPWPVPIPIPTDPKILARIAIQKISSVDVTTVTSEFETKDIEESIEDTWIISAISPIQKNLLVQHLKLRKDTPMYVEGPFKIWVANHSVDYFILRADPIKSTYEYENPDDVSKIKIPFWKTNEIVIAPTVHEQEDGVYFAICATGTSSKDSAISWIRYLQKDNPVLEKIPILIKLASSVETECIIFAKEQKNLQKRN, from the exons atgatcggtaataaaatactttttagatatttaataaagaggAATAGTTCAGTGTTTAGGTATTCTGTAAtaactaaaaagaaattcaatgaaCGAAGTTGTTTAATTCTGCCTTTAGCGACAAATCGTTTATTTCACATTGCCCAAAACTTTCTtaaggaagagaaaacaaagagaagtaATGCACTTATGACATCTGTGtttgaaaatacaaaagaaaaaaagaaagagagtttccTTGACATTATAAGAACTTatgaacaagaaaaatataaaagaggtcaattagaatttattaaattagcTTTGAAATACATGGAAATTTATGGTATACATAAGGATCTTGAAGTTTATAAAGccttattaaatatcttaccAAAAGGACCATATAttccaaaaaattattttaatgtcgTGTTCAAATATTATCCAAAACATCAAGATGTTGCTACCGATCTATTACAACAAATGGAAGATAATCAAGTAATACCTGATGAAGAATTGGAAGATATTCTCTTAAATACCTTTGGTAAACATGCTAAACCATTGAAAAAGTTATGGCGAATGTTATATTGGATGCCTAAGTTTGTCAATTTAAATCCTTGGCCTGTTCCTATACCAATACCTACAGATCCAAAAATACTTGCCAGAATAGCAATACAAAAGATAAGTAGTGTTGATGTAACAACAGTTACATCTGAATTTGAGACAAAAGATATAGAGGAATCTATTGAAGATACATGGATAATATCTGCTATAAGTCCtattcaaaaaaatttattggtacaacatttaaaattaagaaaggaCACGCCTATGTACGTAGAAGGCCCTTTCAAGATTTGGGTTGCAAATCACTCAgttgattatttcattttgagaGCAGATCCAATAAAGAGTACTTATGAATATGAAAATCCTGATG atGTTAGCAAGATCAAAATTCCATTTTGGAAGACAAATGAAATCGTTATAGCACCCACAGTGCATGAGCAAGAGGATGGTGTTTATTTTGCAATATGTGCCACTGGTACATCTAGTAAGGATTCTGCAATATCTTGGATTCGATATTTGCAGAAAGATAATCcagttttagaaaaaattcctATACTTATAAAATTGGCATCGTCAGTAGAAAcagaatgtataatatttgcaaaagaacagaaaaatttacaaaaaagaa ATTAA
- the LOC122637551 gene encoding 26S proteasome non-ATPase regulatory subunit 10-like isoform X1 codes for MAQQDSIYDLAYRGKTSDVKILLNETESLKTQTDSNGRMLIHWAALGGHDDLVRYLLSLGVPVDPTDDTNMTPLILAASAGREKAVNTLLAEGANVNAMTIDGHSALQYAASKNWKSICVALLRKYADINIADKRGATPMHRAASKGNVAIVQVLIEYGRDLKIDQRDAYGNTPLHLACEEDRLEEAKILVANGADITLTNKERKTPLDLASPGLARTLKELKEEPITAGTA; via the exons atggcTCAGCAAGATTCAATATATGATTTAGCTTATCGAGGTAAGACGTCAGACGTGAAAATTCTACTTAATGAAACTGAATCTTTGAAAACACAAACAGATAGC AATGGACGAATGTTGATACACTGGGCTGCTTTAGGCGGACACGATGATCTAGtcagatatttattatctctcgGTGTACCGGTCGATCCAACAGACGAC ACAAACATGACACCATTAATTCTGGCAGCCTCTGCTGGACGAGAAAAAGCTGTTAACACTTTACTTGCAGAAGGTGCAAATGTTAATGCGATGACTATAGATGGACATTCAGCATTGCAATACGCAGCATCAAAAAATTGGAAGTCAATATGCGTTGCATTGCTCAGAAAATATGCTGACATAAATATTGCTGACAAAAGAGGAGCGACTCCTATGCATAGAGCTGCTTCGAAAGGAAATGTTGCAATCGTCCAAGTGTTAATAGAATATGGAAGAGATTTGAAGATAG atCAGAGAGACGCATATGGAAATACCCCGTTGCATCTAGCTTGCGAGGAGGATCGTCTGGAGGAAGCAAAGATATTGGTTGCAAATGGCGCCGATATAACATTGACCAACAAAGAACGCAAAACTCCATTGGATCTGGCGAGTCCTGGATTAGCTCGAACGCTTAAAGAACTAAAGGAAGAACCAATAACAGCTGGTACTGCttaa
- the LOC122637551 gene encoding 26S proteasome non-ATPase regulatory subunit 10-like isoform X2 gives MLIHWAALGGHDDLVRYLLSLGVPVDPTDDTNMTPLILAASAGREKAVNTLLAEGANVNAMTIDGHSALQYAASKNWKSICVALLRKYADINIADKRGATPMHRAASKGNVAIVQVLIEYGRDLKIDQRDAYGNTPLHLACEEDRLEEAKILVANGADITLTNKERKTPLDLASPGLARTLKELKEEPITAGTA, from the exons ATGTTGATACACTGGGCTGCTTTAGGCGGACACGATGATCTAGtcagatatttattatctctcgGTGTACCGGTCGATCCAACAGACGAC ACAAACATGACACCATTAATTCTGGCAGCCTCTGCTGGACGAGAAAAAGCTGTTAACACTTTACTTGCAGAAGGTGCAAATGTTAATGCGATGACTATAGATGGACATTCAGCATTGCAATACGCAGCATCAAAAAATTGGAAGTCAATATGCGTTGCATTGCTCAGAAAATATGCTGACATAAATATTGCTGACAAAAGAGGAGCGACTCCTATGCATAGAGCTGCTTCGAAAGGAAATGTTGCAATCGTCCAAGTGTTAATAGAATATGGAAGAGATTTGAAGATAG atCAGAGAGACGCATATGGAAATACCCCGTTGCATCTAGCTTGCGAGGAGGATCGTCTGGAGGAAGCAAAGATATTGGTTGCAAATGGCGCCGATATAACATTGACCAACAAAGAACGCAAAACTCCATTGGATCTGGCGAGTCCTGGATTAGCTCGAACGCTTAAAGAACTAAAGGAAGAACCAATAACAGCTGGTACTGCttaa